In one Enterobacteriaceae endosymbiont of Donacia sparganii genomic region, the following are encoded:
- the acpS gene encoding holo-ACP synthase, producing MKIIGIGIDIIEVSRIKKIIMRFGERFAYKILTKYELNIYKKNNNKAKILAKYFTVKEAASKALGTGFTNGIFFNQIELSHYVTGQPKIKFYKKTLNFLKNIVFKYKVHVSLSDEKKYTCAIVIIETYKI from the coding sequence ATGAAAATTATTGGTATTGGTATTGATATTATAGAAGTAAGTAGAATAAAAAAAATTATTATGCGTTTTGGTGAACGTTTTGCATATAAAATACTTACTAAGTATGAATTAAATATATATAAAAAAAATAATAATAAAGCTAAAATTTTAGCAAAATATTTTACAGTAAAAGAAGCAGCTTCAAAAGCTTTGGGTACTGGTTTTACTAATGGTATATTTTTTAATCAAATAGAATTATCTCATTATGTAACAGGTCAACCAAAAATAAAATTTTATAAAAAAACTTTAAATTTTTTAAAAAATATAGTTTTCAAATATAAAGTTCATGTTTCATTATCAGATGAAAAAAAATATACTTGTGCAATAGTTATAATTGAAACATATAAAATTTAA
- the era gene encoding GTPase Era produces MKIISQYYGSILILGRSNAGKSTLLNTLIGKKISIISHKINTTNYSITGIYNKGSYQIKYIDTPGNIFYNNNIINSLKNNEYNYILFILDRNKWNFIENKFVKILNQTNIPIILILNKIDKINNKSILLPYINFLKNKIKFIYLFMVSAKYKLYTIDINNIICKNLPKKKHQYPKNYITNQTEEIILKEIIRESIIKYLHKELPYLIDIKVFFYKKFKIIPNKIKIFLLIKNINQKKIIIGKNATTLKLIKYRSEKSIEKFFKKKINLNIWIKIK; encoded by the coding sequence GTGAAAATAATATCTCAATATTACGGAAGTATTTTAATTTTAGGTAGATCTAATGCCGGAAAATCTACCTTATTAAATACATTAATAGGTAAAAAAATATCTATTATTTCTCATAAAATTAATACTACTAATTATAGTATTACAGGAATATATAATAAAGGTTCTTATCAAATAAAGTATATTGATACTCCAGGAAATATATTTTATAATAATAATATTATAAATTCATTAAAAAATAATGAATATAATTATATATTATTTATTTTAGATAGAAATAAATGGAATTTTATTGAAAATAAATTTGTAAAAATTTTAAATCAAACAAATATACCAATAATTTTAATTCTTAATAAAATAGATAAAATTAATAATAAAAGTATATTATTACCATATATAAATTTTCTTAAAAATAAAATAAAATTTATTTATTTATTTATGGTTTCAGCTAAATATAAATTATATACTATTGATATTAATAATATAATTTGTAAAAACTTACCTAAAAAAAAACATCAGTACCCTAAAAATTATATTACTAATCAAACAGAAGAAATTATTTTAAAAGAAATTATAAGAGAAAGTATCATTAAATATTTACATAAAGAATTACCCTATTTAATAGATATTAAAGTTTTTTTTTATAAAAAATTTAAAATAATACCAAATAAAATAAAAATTTTTTTATTAATAAAAAATATAAACCAAAAAAAAATAATAATAGGTAAAAATGCTACAACATTAAAATTAATTAAATATAGATCTGAAAAAAGTATAGAAAAATTTTTTAAAAAAAAAATAAATTTAAATATATGGATAAAAATAAAATAA
- the rnc gene encoding ribonuclease III, which produces MNFIMISQLQEKLGYIFNHQNLLYQALTHRSASSKHNERLEFLGDSILSYIIAKALYNKFPDVNEGNMSRMRATLVRGNTLASIAREFRLGEYLFLGPGEFKNGGYNRESILADTMEALIGSICLDSNIKVVEKIILLWYQFRLKRILPGNNQKDPKTRLQEYLQRSHLPLPYYFIIQINGEVHNQKFTIQCKISGVSAMITGIGSSRRKAEQSAAEKALKKLGLE; this is translated from the coding sequence ATGAATTTTATTATGATTAGTCAATTACAAGAAAAATTAGGTTATATTTTTAATCATCAAAATTTATTATATCAAGCTTTAACACATAGAAGTGCAAGTAGTAAACATAATGAAAGATTAGAATTTTTAGGAGATTCTATCTTAAGTTATATAATAGCTAAAGCATTATATAATAAATTTCCTGATGTTAATGAAGGTAATATGAGTCGTATGCGTGCTACTCTAGTTAGAGGAAATACACTAGCAAGTATCGCAAGAGAATTTAGATTAGGTGAATATTTATTTTTAGGTCCTGGAGAATTTAAAAATGGAGGATATAATAGAGAATCTATTTTAGCTGATACAATGGAAGCTTTAATAGGAAGTATTTGTTTAGATAGTAATATTAAAGTAGTAGAAAAAATTATTTTACTTTGGTATCAATTTAGATTAAAAAGAATATTACCTGGAAATAATCAAAAAGATCCTAAAACAAGATTACAAGAATATTTACAAAGATCACATCTTCCCTTGCCTTATTACTTTATAATACAAATAAATGGAGAAGTACATAATCAAAAATTTACAATACAATGTAAAATTAGTGGGGTATCTGCAATGATTACAGGAATAGGTTCAAGCCGTCGTAAAGCAGAACAATCTGCTGCTGAAAAAGCTTTAAAAAAGCTTGGGCTTGAATAA